Proteins encoded together in one Lagopus muta isolate bLagMut1 chromosome 3, bLagMut1 primary, whole genome shotgun sequence window:
- the PTP4A3 gene encoding protein tyrosine phosphatase type IVA 3, with protein MARMNRPAPVEVCYKNMRFLITHNPTNATLSTFLEDLKKYGATTVVRVCEVTYDKTPLEKDGITVMDWPFDDGAPPPSKIVEDWLNLLKTKFCEDPGCCVAVHCVAGLGRAPVLVALALIESGMKYEDAIQFIRQKRRGAINSKQLTYLEKYRPKQRLRFKDPHNHKNKCCIM; from the exons ATGGCCCGGATGAACCGccctgcaccagtggaggtcTGCTACAAAAACATGAGGTTCCTCATCACCCACAATCCCACAAATGCCACACTGAGCACCTTCTTGGAG GATCTGAAGAAGTATGGTGCCACCACAGTTGTGCGAGTGTGTGAAGTGACCTATGACAAGACCCCTCTAGAGAAGGATGGCATCACCGTCATG gatTGGCCGTTTGATGATGGAGCACCTCCTCCCAGCAAGATAGTGGAAGATTGGCTCAACTTACTGAAGACAAAGTTCTGCGAAGACCCCGGCTGCTGCGTGGCCGTGCACTGTGTGGCTGGCTTGGGGCG CGCTCCCGTCCTGGTTGCCCTGGCTTTGATTGAGAGTGGGATGAAGTATGAAGATGCCATCCAGTTCATCCGACA AAAGCGCAGAGGAGCCATCAACAGCAAGCAGCTGACCTACTTGGAAAAATACCGACCAAAGCAGAGACTCCGGTTTAAGGACCCTCATAACCACAAGAACAAATGCTGCATCATGTAA